The genomic DNA TTGACAGCTCGACCTTTCTTGAAGGTCCAACTGAATAATATTTACAACTCAAACTGGAATAACAAGCTCCAATAGTATGGATCTTATAATGCCTTCTTCAAAGAATAAGAACAATGTGAGACCTTGGGAGCTTTTAAGAGAAACTCTGAAGTTCTTGATCACTTGAAAGCTTTCTGCATTTGGGACTGGGAGTTTGTGTGTGTATGGAATGTAAccctttttctttcaaatgaTACTATTTATGGGCAAGCATGAGAGGATTTGAATTCTGCCCAGCAGAGgtcttttcatattttaaaaacaatttatgtgcttcatgtttcaaaacctatactGCCAAGTCTCCAAACTCATCCTTCTGTGGTTCGAAACTTATGCTATCTACAGAAAAGTATTTGACGAGTGATGATCTCCTGCAACACAATAatcattacaaaaatttaaatgaactcaaattttatttcatttgccATCTCAATTTTATTCAAGCTTACCAGAGTTTTAGCTTTTGAAATGTATTTCAGAACATGCAAAAACTTCAAAAATTCTGGAGTCCAAAGTTTTGAAACCTGAGAGTGGTGTTTTGGAACCTGTTGAATTTCTAGGCTTACTTATCAAAGCTGAACACCCTGCCCAAGCATGGTTGGGGATgagtgtattttttttaaataaaattaaagaatagaAAAGCAAAAGGGAAATGGGGAATTGGAAATTGGAAATTTATTGAGACCCAGGAACAAATGGAACTCACATGTTAAGATCTAATACCACCCTGTGCCTACTTGAAAGGAAAGGTAGACCACCATTGTCCCTAGTACACAAAGAAGGCCGGAAGGTGGTGATGCAGGTTCACAGCTTTGTTATCCGTCATGTAATCATCTATGAGATGATATCTGGccaattaaaatgttaaaatgagGGTTGCAAGGAGTCAATGGTATCAAGGAAttgtataaaagaaaaagatggtATTGAGGAAttgtataaaagaaaaagaaaatgcttACCCTGTATTTGTGGAAGACAATTGATTAATTAAGGGTAATTGAGGAAGGCCTTGCATGTTTGGTGTCAGAATCTTCATGTAGAATATGTGAACTTTTCATCCTATTTAGTAAGGTTTATAGAAAATTTAGATGACATTATACAAGCATTTCTCACATATATGCAGTCAGCATTAATGCTTTGTTCTAGCTTGATTGATGATGGACTATTTGGATGTAAGATTCTTAAGAGCAGCACCCTTGCATGTCAGAATGTCAAGTTTTTGTTGTACTGAACTATATCAGTGCCTCTATTGAATGAAATTATTTCTCAACAACATTCACAAGGTAGATTATTAATTGATTGCATATTTTGTGGTGATTTCTAAACAAGTTTTTTaggtacaaaatatttttgtatccaTTATGTGTGGgagtttgttctttttctttcttctttttgttgctGCCCCCCCGCCCCCCTTCCCCACCCCTCTTCTTGTTGTAATTTACCTGCTATGTCAATCCCTGAAATGTATCTGCTGTAATATGTACTTGTGTGCAGGTCGGAGTATGATACTCTTGGTACTTCTATTAAAGCTGCTCTTGTATATCTTGGAACAGCTCTAGTGAAGGTTAGTACGTTCCAGTACACACTGCTTAATGCCCtttcattcaattcattttGGAGTCTTCTTTACATTGTCATCATTATAAGCTTCTCGTTCCATCTTTAACTTCACGCATTCACTTCCATTAACATCATTTTCTAATCCTTGTGGCAGCTTGTTTGTCTGGCAACCTTTCTTAATGTATCTGAGAATGATAGCTTTGATCCATATCAGGTGCCATATTGTTTTCATACTttttgactctctctctctctctctctctctctctctctctctctctctctctctagtgcTGTTGGCCATTTGGTTATattaagaagaaatatatacTAACATGAAACAGCATAGGGATTCCAACACTAAAAGTTTTAAAAGGTTAATACGTGACATATGGCAGGGACACATTATTAAAGCaacatatatgcatacatgAAGTATGAAAGTTTCTTATACattataaatacatttatattttctatatcaaaataataaggATTGTTTTCTCCATGCTAATTTCCTGAAAGAGTACTAAcaaaagttttaaatatttattgtagaaaacatttgcattaatgatatgatggttctggCTTTCCAAATTCTTGAAATTATGTATCTAAAAAACAAGAAGCAATAAAAAGTAGGCCCTCCTAGTGCACGAGGCTCCTCACTTCGCAAGATATGCATTTATGAGTAATATTTCCTTCTTTTCAGGAGCTGTTGAAAGCTTTGATTGGTTTTATAGATGTTGCTGGGCTTTACTTTGCCTTGACCCAGTTGACTCACAGGAACATCTCTCAGAACCATAAGTTCCAAGCTGTTGGACTTGGTGAGGAATGTTTGCCTTCTTCGCTTTGAAATCCCATTTCCTTATGTTTCTATTTTGTGCCACAACTTTCTCTATTAGGtcatttatattctttttgtttttcttccctCCTCCCACACAAGATATCAAGCTAGGCTTTTCCTACAAGTATTTGTTATCATGCTactttgtttatattttgtttgtatGCTGTATTATCAGAAATGATATTTGTCAAATGTGAAAACAGTACCTGTCACCAGATGAGATGAACAAGTTTGTCTGTGATCTGTGTAAAGTATGCTCATCTTGTCTTGTTAAAGATTTTTAtctagttgtattttttttttggtttaaccTTCTTATGATGTTCCCATTTTGTAAGCTAGTATGTTAGCTAGCAACTTCCCGATTATGAAGATCTGCATGAAGTATCATGGTTGGATTTAATTAGTCTAGTTGTTGCGAAATTGATGCTTATGTAGTTTTCTTGGGAAATAACAATGATGTACTGCTGATCTCTTTGATATCTGGAAAACACAACATGATGGCTCTTCATGAATGATAAGAGTTCCTTGCCTTGTTACATTTTGACGCTTTATCACAGGATGGggctttcttttcttattgcCAATTCAATAAGTTTACCATAGTTAAACTTATGAAGGATTGAATTTAAGTGATGAGGGTTAAAAGTAGcatggttaaaaaaaaaaaaaaaaagttatcgcACTATGCAATTTATTGGAACTTCTCTCAGGGATTGCCCAGTAGCAACCGGAACCAAAAAACTTTAGGACTCCAATATGAAGTTGTTAACTATAGTTAAGTAGAAATTTATTCCTCTTTCCATTTTGCagttttctttccctttcccAGGAAAATTAGATCAAAAGCTTGTGGCATTGGtctttatatatgcatatgtattcTTAAACTTGTACGTCACTGTTAACAGTCATTGACGGTACAGTGGTAGTGGTGCTGCCATTGATATTTTTACATGGTACTGTTTTCTTTTGGCAGGGTGGGCTTTTGCTGACTCGGTTTTGCATCGGTTGGCGCCCCTTTGGGTGGGCGCTAGAGGACTGGAATTTACCTGGGACTATATTCTCCAAGGCCTTGAAGCAAATGCAAATCTGGTAGGATTACTTGCTTTCATGTTTAATGCGTGCAATACAGTCCCCTATGATATGCTGTAATAATATGTGCAAAATGAACATATTATTTCTCACCTGCCTTTGAATGTAAATGCTCAGAATCAGTCTGCTTTGAGTTGATTAATATCCCCTTCTTATTGGCCTTGTTTGTTgtttaatatttcttttcacTCCACGATTCAGGTTTTGAGTATATCTCTTGCTGCATTGGGATCTTTGATGTGGCTTCGTAAGAACAAACCCAAGACTTTGATTCCAATAATATATGCATGTGCAGGAATAGCGGCTACAATGCCATCAATCACAAGGTCTGCTTCCCTCTATGCTTCACGACTATTGTAGTGTTATATGCTTATGATTTCATGATCACGTCAAAACATACTGTAACCTTACATGCTTATCAGTAATAAATCAAgagttataaaataaataaataaataatcctGTAACCATAGATGGAGGGAATAGGGCTGGGGAGGAGGcataaattttggaaaacctTTCTGTTATTTACTCGAATCTGTACATGTATTATGTGCCAGTTTGTGTAGCATTCACACTGCACTATACATATGGTCCACTAATATTTTAACATAAAGGAGGGTGTCCCTGATGCACAAGGCTCTTTGCTTTGTAAGGGTCAAGggagaattgtttttgttcataGCTTTCCCCTTGTTTCTTGTAAAGCagttgtttccacaactcaagcaATTGTTTATTTGCTTTGGGTTCTGCAGCTATCTGAGATACGGCTTGGGATGGCACTTCCCAAAGGTTGTAGGCTTTGAACTCTTTACCTCTCTTGTCATGGCTTTTACAAGCTGGCAGCTCTTTTCTGCATGCCAGAAACCAGTGGCTTAAGGCAGTCCAAGATGGCCACAACGCCGGCGACTAACAAGAAGTTTCGTGGCACAAGGTCAAGTTGTCTGAGAAGATTCAAGTGCACGCTTTAGTGGCAGCTATCCTTGAACATTCTGGAAACCTAATTTTGCCCCATGTCTAACGCCCAGAAACTCAAGATATGGTTTTGAATTGTAATGGAACTTTGATGATAAGTTCAATTTTATTTCATCACCATGTAAACTATTGGGGCTCTTTTTGTTCCCATCCCTGGTCGTACTGCCCTCGCATGTTGACAAACCTATCTGATTGCCTATGCTGAAGTCTAGAGTTCATGCTTCTGTGATTGCGATGCTCCACCTTCGAGTTCCCTAGATGAAACAGTGTTAGATTGATTGAATTTAAAGGCGGGCATGGGCTGCGCTCTTTGTCGGTTTCAGAAAGAAGAGGTCCTCTGTATTCGGTTTTATGCATTCACTTTCCAGCATTCAATAAATCAACAGGTTGAgctcttattttattattatatataaaatcggttatattaattttaagagtTATTTATATCCAtggtcttcttttttttttatgacttataattcatataatatataggtatttctaacttcttcttcttcttcttttttttacttctttttagTACCtattcatttttgttcacttttcTCAAAGGGTCCtattagcatttttttttttttttttcatatgaccAAATTGTCTTAACAGCATGTTACACATTTTGTCTTTATCATGAATCATTTCAACTTTATTATGAGTACTACTTTGATCTTCAAGCAgtcaacaaaatgaagaaataaacaAACTAAAAATCTTTTCTAGATGGAAGTAAAAGCATAGCCACTAGTATGAAGAGAAATGATAGGAGGAAAATCACTACCAAAAGTTTAAGTAGACAGCCATACATATGGTTAAAGTTGGATTGCTTAGCAATAGATAAACTGAAATAATAGCATGTGATGGTACGCGCTTCACATCGTACATTTAGATCAAAAAAACATCCCAAGTTACCCTCATGGGGTAGCTCAGCGGTGGAAGAGGAAACGGATGGTAAGGAGATCGCAAGTTCGAGTGATGGGAGGAGCAGTTTGGATACAATTGATGTAATTCCTGTTGTACTGTACGTCGTTAGAGCCAATATTGAATCTGCTGATTGAGATTAAATCTAGATTTATCTACATGTGGTTCTTGGGAGAGAGGGTCATAGGTCCAGAATTAGGATAGCGTAAGCACCGATACTTGATATATAACAAACTGCTTCTAGTTGTGTTTCCTTGTCTGGCATCTTGGAGGCCTTCCACGCCTATGTGAAGTAGAGCCCACGCAGTTTAAAGGAGTTATCTCACCAACAACTCAGAAGACCCTCACATCCATTACAAACCATTGTCCGTTTCATTAGTGAGGTCAAACAGACACATCAAATTCTTTCAAGTTGTTTTCAATTGCAAATCTCTTCCAATCGCCAGTCCGTCCTCCGCCATAGAATTTATAGCTGAACTTGGCCTGCCATGTATCTTCTTTAACGTATGAATTCTCTTTGACATGGAGAGTCACCATTTGGCTCTTATGGGGGAGGTGGGAAATCGCCCATTTAGAAGGAATTGACTACAGAGACAAAATATGATGTATTTTGAATATGGCATTCAGTCAAGACCAAGATCTTCAACATTGTCCAGCTAACTACTACTGTAGtttacctttttttattttttttattttttttttggcaactTAGTGAGGGAAAGTAAACTAAGAGTGAGAAGTGGAACCAATTAATAGAAGAAGACTTAATATGACCAAAATTGTGGAACCAAATGAAAGTTACCATGTAGAATCCCTTGTATACATGGGTTGGGTGCCTGACGACGATGGACAGTCTTCATTTGATGCTGCACGTGCCAATTGTAGTGCAGTTTTTTCTCCTCCTCTATTATGGGTCTTCTACTTTATGCATTTGTACACGGTAGGTCGCAAAAGATGCCCTTTTTGCATTTGAGTTATTGTAAAATGAAAAAcataacagaaaaagaaaaaaaaaaagttccaaacaaataaaatagaattgaGCCAAATGCAATTCCACTTTCACGGCAAGTAGGCATAAAACCAGTTTTGCACTATGGTTGTCTATCCCCCGACACTTGAGAATATGCTTTTCAGGTGCTCTATAAAAGTACTTCTCATCTGTGTTCAAGTAAAACAGTGTCATACAAACAATACATCTCAAAAGGGTCCCCATATAGACTACATCATATCGTAACTAGGAAATATTATCAAAGACTAACTCGGAATGATAATCAAAGAGTATCTAGAAAAGAAATAATGGCAGATAgtcaaagaaaaaacaaaataaataatgctaCTTCCTATTTCTATGCCTACAGTAATATTTGCCAAATTATTTGTTTACATATTCTATAGAGATATATGACCAAATGAAACCAAACTTCTTATTCATGAAATACCTACTCTTACTATTGAACTGTTTTTTTTATCCTGAAGCTCTACCATGAGATCCCTAATATGCAGTTTAATGGCCCGTAGAGTCCCCAATTATCTTAATGGCAATACTAAGCTTTCAAGAAATTTTCCGAACAATGTATGGCTTAAGTACTATAAATTGCAAAGATCAAATTCTACTGTGACCTAAAAGAAAAACTCTTATTACTTTTGGAAAcatgaagagaagagaggattagaaaaaaaaaaaatgtattcaaCTTTCGAGCTGCCCATAGAAGTCAGTCGAGAGAATTTGATAGAAATGAATGGATTGGAAATGTCTTCAATACATTTGCTCTTCCCATTTGTTGCAATCCTTGCACTCTTCTCCCATTTGTCTGTCAACGCAGAACCTCTGAAATTTCTCAAACAAAGGAGGGCTTTCATAACACAGGAAACGACCGAAAATAGTCAAGAAGTTTCAGAAATTTGTGACCAAAAGCAAGGTGGTAGAACAAATTCTCAACTCAACACAGAACAAAGACGGTCACAAACCCAAAAACAAGAACTTTAAggagaaacaaaaggaaaatacttAATTGAACACCGAATAGAACAATCAAAAACCCAAATTCATTATCATCGAAGGTAATACACAAGAAATTCTTAATTGAATACTGAATAGAACAATCGCAATTCACAAACTTAAAGCCATGACCTagtgaagaaaatagaagaaaaatttgcGGGCGGAGAGTTATCCAGATGGCCAAATTCTACCCGAAACAAGCTACATGAAGGAGAAATCAGGGGCGTGAAAGGGGAAGTGATTTTGGGTTATGGCTGCAGTTGCATGTAATGACTGATGCTTGAGCTTCGAGCTCTTTACCAGGCAACCATAATGTACgtaaaatatcaagaatttAAAAGGTTATTCGagattcatttattattatttaaaattatgccAAGAAGCTTATGTATATTATACAGTgcataacataattttattgaccaaatatatattttaattcatgtatttgtatattttttatttaaatatttaaattttttattattttaaaaacaccTTGAACTATGTAATTTCGAGTCAATTACgcataataaattcaaaaatataattgaaataataaaaagttaagtGTGCAATTAATTCGAAATTGCATAATTTAGTAGTGTCTTTGAATACAttcattgaaatttaaaaatataattatttactcactgaactttagaTTGTTATTATATGCTCACTGAATTTTGTTCAATGTCAACCATCCATTACTCGTTATATCTTGTAAACGAAAAATGCCCACGTGGCTACCGAAATTGGAAAAGatttaacaaacactcactgaattttaaaaatataactatttacTCATTGAACTTTGAATTATCACAACATGCTTACTGAATTTTGTTCAACGTCAACCATTCATCATCTGTTATATCACCGTCTGATCTTGCAAATGAAAAATGCCCACATAGCTAATGGAATCCGAAGTGGCCCAATTAAATCCTTATTTTATGCTAACTCAGCAAGACCatgtttatctctctctctctctctctctatatatatatatatatataaatatcctcTTCCTTTGCTCCAGCAACAGCAGTTGACATGCAAAAAGCGAGGTAGTGAGAGGTGAGGCAGCGGTAAGGCAAGGCACTAGGCAATAAAGCGACAAGGCAAGGCGTCACCATCGTTGCTGGAGAGTTGGCTGAAAATAAGGATTTGATTGGACCATTTTGAATTCCATCAGCCACGTGAGCATTTTTCGTTTGCAAGATTAGACGGTGATATAACAGGTAATGGATGGTTGACGTTGAGTGAAGTTTAATGAGCAGGTAGTAATAATCAAAAATTTAGTAAATaagtagttatatttttaaaattcagtgagtatttgttaaattttctcGAATTCCGTTAGTTACGTGGGCATTTTCTATTTGCAATATGTAACGGGTGATAAATGATTGATATTGAGTAAAATTCAATGAGTAGATAGTAAcaatttaaaattcagtgaaaaaaatagttaaatttttaaaattgagtgagtatatgttaaatttatctttttgaaataataaaaagtttaaatatctaaataaaaaaaagatataaatatagaaactaaaatatgaaaaaaaaaaaaaaaaggtgcaaccataacataattttattggattcattttcatattttgctACACTAATTTTTTAGTCTCTGTGTTTGCCCTTTCCTtagcaattaaataaaattagcaGTCGCTATTTGATTTAATCCGATATCAATGGAATTGAATTTGATATTAATACAAGTAGTACCATATATAGGAATAGGGTATGTTGGTTTGGAAGGAATTTGagtagttttttaattttttaatttttcaagttttattttagaacactactcaattatatgcctatatataaaataaaactatccttgttaatatattaataagacCCTAACgttttgatttattaaaaaaattatttaaagtaaACAAAACTCACCGCTTTATATAagaattgagaaaatataaggtggcgttctctttgtattttaattttgaattttatttttaagtatgtttttaaatttttaaaaatacgttctttttgtcattctaaaaaattatctcaaaactagaaaattaaaaaacgagtttattttgaaattttgtaaaatattattttatgatattttatttaaaaaatttgattcaaataaattataaatatttattaataaattataaatttaatttaaaaaaattaaaatataatacaagctatataatttaatcatatataatatattaaaattacaaaatacattctaaagtcatttttaatttgactcaattattaatttcataataaatttaattttacttataaattaaattttgatattaattttgagatttaaattattcataacataaatattaaaaaattataaatcatgaaaaaataaaatattaatttattcaaaatttttaaaatatctttaaaaaaattaataaaaaaatcaatattacATTAAGCATGGAGGTGGtggtagaaagaaaaaatggcAAAAGACGATGGTGAGCGACCGAATTTAAGCTTGGAAGTGGCCGATCTGGGGTGGAAGGCAATGGCAGGTAGGGGAGATGGTGGTGGTAGGCAATGGCGGATTTGGGCATGGAAGGCTGCGGCGATGGTAGATCTGGGCTTGAAGGGCAATGGTGGGCGAAAGTGAGGGCAGTGGCGGGCAAATCTCGACATAGCAAGCAATGATAATGATGGCAGTGGTGATTGTGGATGGTGGTGGCGACCAAgcttgaagaaaaaaagaagagaaagagaaaaaaagtggAGAAGAAGAGGTAAAAAGAATAgttgttttccatgttttggatTGAAGGGCTAGTTTAGGTTGAAAATAGTCAAAACGTATTTTTGGCATTTTGGGTTTTCTAtgtaattttttgtgttttgcaaaatgcatttttaaaaataggtaagaaaatgcattttgagtgttttaaaaaattaaaaataaaaaacggactaaaaaaactaaagaaaacaGGCCCCAacttttcctctcttttttataatttttcttttcacaaaaGAACGATCGCACCTGGTCCAGATTGGCGCATATTTTTCAACATTGAAAGTGTAAGCACAATGGTGGTTCTGTACCGTAAGTGACATAGCTTTTCTCTGCAATTCAAATCTCAATCTAAGTCGAGAATAAGAATTGGGCAGGCAGAATCAAAGCACATGGAGAATGGCCGCACCACTAAGTTCATGCTTGTTTGTGCAGAAAGCAGAGACgagaattgaaattgaaatgcaAAGCATCCATTAGAAGACAAAAGACGGCTAGTATAATGATTCTGGCACTACAGTGACAGCTTAAGTTCATGGGTCCCTCACAAGTAATGCCGGCGCTTACAGGAGAAGCGGCATGACTTCATCCATATTCATTCATTGGATGCTGATTTGCAACTTGGATGGTCTAGCTCTTTCTTGCCAGCCCCAGATATATGCACCCGCATCTCACATTTGCCAACCAGTTCAAATATGCAGATATCTCCCATCTGGATTTCGTTGCCACGAACAAAAGCCATCCAACCCCCGCAGAAAGTGTGAAGCGTTTGCACTCTTGTAGACGGGACTGAATTTACAGTCCAACATTGCCCTCTTAAATTGCGCAGGACGATCTCTGTCTTACAATCGGGCAGGTGTGCTGAAGAGAACTGATATGGGATTTTCTGTACATGTAAGGTTGGAAACATTAAGTACAGGAATCTTTTGGTAAGCTCTtctatttgtataaaataagaaatattgtGAAACAAATCCTTTGATCCGTTAGAAGCCAAACCCACAACTGATACAAGAAGATAAAAGTGAGCTTTGTATATCCAACAGAGCTAGGTGATCATCAAAATGGGACCCAAATGCAGGCCTCCATTTCCAGATTCCCCGGCATACAATTTGAGGGAAATCGAGGCCCTACTAGGTCAGCTACAACCTGTCGTTTAATGCTTGATATATGTGTTTATTTTCTAACATACAAGTCTATGTTCTGTAAACATCAACTTTTTAATGGAAAAAAGATGTGGCTCTACATTGAACCAACAACAATTCTAATTGCTAATAAGTCGGTCTCTAAGAGGACTTGTACAGAGATAGCAGTCACAGCAACAGAATTGTACACAAAAAGGTGGACGCATAAATTGCTACAATTGAGTTAAACATATGATCCTCAATAGTGGTATCAATAAAATCCATCAAGTGGGCTGCCTACTTGACCAGCAGTTTTCTCCACTTTTCCCTTTTTCCCCTCCAGAAGTTGAGGGTAGGCTCACAATCTTAATCAcaagaaaacaattttttttattgttattacttGCGTTAAAGCACATGCTTATCTTTGAAAGTCCAGACTTCttatttaaaaagataaaatatgaaGTGTGGGgttttaaaatcaaagaaaaaactGCATCTGGTACTCGTTATACT from Diospyros lotus cultivar Yz01 chromosome 4, ASM1463336v1, whole genome shotgun sequence includes the following:
- the LOC127800597 gene encoding uncharacterized protein LOC127800597, with the translated sequence MTVFHFFNCAILTFGPHAVYYSATPLSEYDTLGTSIKAALVYLGTALVKLVCLATFLNVSENDSFDPYQELLKALIGFIDVAGLYFALTQLTHRNISQNHKFQAVGLGWAFADSVLHRLAPLWVGARGLEFTWDYILQGLEANANLVLSISLAALGSLMWLRKNKPKTLIPIIYACAGIAATMPSITSYLRYGLGWHFPKVVGFELFTSLVMAFTSWQLFSACQKPVA